The nucleotide window CGAAGGCAATACTTTTAAAACGTATTCTAGATCTTTCACAACTTTCAAGCAAGTGATTCTCCATTGGACATTATTCCGGTCATGGAAATGGGAACCATTGTATGCTGATTTGATTTTCGGGCCGGAATGTAGAAAGCGCCACCAGGGTTGTTGGAACTTGTGGCTGTGTTCAAAACTCGGCCATCAACCGACACGGCTGGAATCATGTAGATCTGTAACAGAGACAGATAACGAAGATATATAAAAACAGGAGAATAATATAAAACTGATCGCATAGTGGCATCCTTTCTATAAACTGTTACGTTGCAGCCCATCGTGAAATATCAAATGCCATTTTCAAGGAATCTGCACACTGACACGTTAGATGGTAAAGCAGCGTGCCCCCGACAGCGTGCCATAGTATTTACAGAATGTATTTAAATTATTATTGTCAAATGATTACGATCAATCCTTGATGACTTTGCATAAATATAAAAGCAACGCTCAAAACGTCTTCTTCTTACCGGAGCCCTCTGTGGGTGTTTCGGTATCAGCGGCTGTTGAAGTGCCTTGGCACAGCTGGTAGTCGATGCGATTGCAATAATGAACTCCATCACTGCTAAGGCAGTTACAACGCCATCAACGGCTTTACGTGATTGGATACTGGATGGTATATAGCCATAGTCATCCTGCGtgaaaaaaacatcatcaaTTTATTGTTGGAGTATCAAACACATACCCTTTTCTTCATCTTCGCTACTTGATTGGTTGATTTCAGATCACATGACAGATAGTACAGCACAATCTCACTTTGCGAGAAACACTCGACGAAAGATGATTAAACTCTGTGTTTACGACTtcatcaatttcaaaaattcacggCTAGGGCTTAGCAATGCAGTAGATATTCAGTTGCTGTCGGAACTATATATCAACTATTGACTATTCTGCCCCAAAACTTGTAAAACtagtatttttttctgaccTCATCTCCGTAAGCTGGCAGATTTTCTTCCTTCATGAAAGCATAGGCTCCATGTACGAACACGATCAATGCCCCAGCAATTGATAGGGCTGACGTCACTAGGTATCCGATCACCTTGATCATGGGAAATAAAGAATAGAATTGGTCAATGTATTCACTGCTTCTCAACAATACAGCAAAACACTGGCGAAAAGAACACAGTTTGACTAGTTTGAATTGCAAAGTTGACGAATCAGATGGCGTAAAAGCCGATCTTTTACATAAGCCTTAGGTCTTTCGTTTCAAGTTGTTCAAAACTAATGCCCACCTGTTAGTCCAGctactttaatttcaaaatagctgtgAGCCTGTACCACGTGGAGCCTGTCATTTCTTTGAATAAGTGTTGTCATTTCCTCAGATAGCaggcaaaaacaacaacaacaacaacaacaacaacaacaacaacaacaaattatattttaaagaacttttaaatatttctatGGAAGCCTACAGAACCAATATCGCGGTCATTTGCAATTTTATGCTGGTTCTTTCTTTGTGTTAAATTCTTCACAGAGTTCGATATTGGCGAGTCTGCATTTATAATTGCTTGACGTAGAGGGCGTAAACATGATGGCTCATTCAGCTCGCCTGACAGCGATAATGCTACAGAATTTGTTGACTATTTCGAAAACATGAAAACGATATAAACCTGACCTTCAAAAGCAATTTCGAGgacaagaaaatgtaaaataatcaagacaaaattaatatttaacgACAATGTCAGTTGTAGAGGCTTTGTTGAAGTTCAGAATTGCCAAGCAGATGTACATTCTACCGATTGCAACAAGCATATCATTGATCGATATAGGTACTTACGATGCATTGGTCCTTTTTCTGCGTGGCTACGATTCCTATAACTCCGGTTGCCATaaactaaaaaaataataatacgaaaataaaattgtaagaaAACGATTCCATCGTACCACCTTGTTCCGAAAAAAGCAAGATAAAAATCTTAAGTGGATTTTATCTTACTGTCGGTGTTTCATAAGATGATTTCAGCACAAAATATTGGATGGCATATAGCTATGACTCACATAGACCGTGAAATTGTTGCTTCTTGGTTTCATTTCAATCTTATCAACATTGTGACAAATTATCATCAGAACAACTTCCCATGTAAACAATTTTTAATCGAAGATTAAGGTATTCGGGTAAATTTAAAGTACCGCTGCTCCTttgaattgtgtattttaatgtttctttGTAAGTGTTGTCAATATTCGAAGTAAATATAAGAGTTGCAATCCTGATCAACATAACAAAGGGCGGGAAAATTCGAAATAAATATCACTGGTTTAACATTTCTAATTGTCTTTACTTTTCTTTTGAGCAAAAATGTGTACTGAATTTATCTCAGTGTTTGGTGTGGTAACATAGACAGTCTCTAATGTCTTCgagtttcatgaaaattgccATATCAAGTGCTATTGCAATTATTCGTATGGGATAAATCATGGAAAGGTGAAAATGCAAAAGTCATGTACAGCCATGATAAAGTAGTAAGTTGACAAGTTCGGGCACTCTGAGCTCATTAAAGTGATTTACATTAACTTTGTTGGCACTACtcgcaaattttcaaattatactGAATAAATCAGAGTAACAACGATAGTGTCACTTCGTCTGATGAATGCTTTTCTCGCTTATTATGGCTGAGTAGAGCATTGTTTGTTcgaaaaattacagttttttagtttgtttttatcACTCTAGTCGTTTGCAGAATCGTCCGTAGAGAGTTTCTGTACGATTACTAGATTAGTTCAGATcaaaaagtatgaaatattCTGTGATCTCGGTTTTTATCTACCAGAGCAGTAAACAAAGGATCCAGACACACTAGCTAACCAGAGTTGTTGACGCACTTTggtaaaaatgacgtcatcaaataTGCCAACGTGAGTGACTAATGATATGAGGCTACACAATAACACTATTAGTATTTGTCTGTGTAACGATCTGTGCAGGACTTATGCCTTCTAATCGTTGGATAACTTAAAGTGTGAGACATTGATGTTCAGTTCATCATAGTGTGCGTTTTTTAACTGTAATACTTTCAGTTATGATGGTTTGTCTTATCCTTTTTTCGGTCAAATACACTTGCTACCCTGAATCTGTGTCTATTCATAGACGATTGCATTCAAGTACCTTGGCGtttaatatattttaccgttttctGGTATTTTTCTCATATCTTTGGAGTGCAACATTCTAATAACTGATCATTTCTTAATATTGTCTTGCTGAAGAGTTGTTGTTTAAAATGGAACAAAATGTAAGGAAAGCACAGTCGTGAGTTGCTGTCTGTGTCAGCCTTCAACGGTTTAACTGTCTGATCTAATTGGCTGTATTTGACTGACCTCCATATCACAACACAAAATACACGACCCATACGATTTGTTTGATAATTATAACATTGATGTTAAAATTCGAACACAACAATAAAGAGATATCGAGACTGTGCAGACATTAATGTGTACTTATTTAGATATGTAGGTGTACTTACGAAGGCCCCACACCAGGCTGGAGTGCCGTAGTAAAACAGCTGACAACCGAGGAATATTGAAACAATGCCGAGTCCGAACAAAGACGCACCCAGTAAAATATGTCCAATACCATATCCCAATGACGAGGACTCTTTCATGTTAACCTTGAGAGGTTTCGGCCGCTTTTTAGTTTTTGGCATTTCGAATTCTGGTTCGATTTGAATTTCACATCGTTGCTCCTCAGGTGCCTCGTCCACAGGTGTTATCAAAGGTGCGTCATCTGTATGCtgtgctgccattttgaattctacCGACGAGCAACAAGTGTAACCTTGATATCAGTGTCCCTTGAAAATCTTCCACCAAATGCCTCGCAGATAAGGATGCAGTGTGTTCAGATCTACACGCGTCTTGAAATTGCTCAATCGTCGCTTTGGAAGTCTGATTTTGTTTCTGCGAGCAACTGAAATTGGAGGCCAAAGCTGAGCAAGAGAGCTACGTAATCACGGTACTTAATTCCATATAAGGACGTGATAGGTACGGTCATCCAATAAAAACAGACAGGTTAGCTTGTTTGGTTAATGATCAACCAATAATTTATCAATAAATAACGTCAGTAGCCTTGACATAAGGACGTTCGATCACTTTGTGTTTGTCAATACAGCATTTCATGTACGATTGAAACGGGTTTAATGTTACAacggttttgtttgttttctgttgtAAATTGCAAAAACTTCTCAACCCATTGCTCATTCATAACCCACCAAtagtttgattgattgattctgaACTCTGTGACTTTGTCAATCCTTGATGCACAGGTAGGCCAATATCCCAGTCATATCGCTGCGAACAGCGTCCTCAACGGCCATATTCCTATCCCTCGGGTTCGTCTGAGGTCGTTGTACTCTTATCGACGATGTCACTCTCGTAAACGGTTCAGATTGTAATAACACGCAGAACAAACTATAACATAGAGCCTTCGCGAACCCTTTCTTTCAAAAAGCGTAAAATTGTCTTCTATATTATGTGGACAGTGTTGGGATGAGTTTATCACAAGCGCGATTTGAACTGGGTAGTTTTACATGTACTGATCTAGTTGTAGCCATTCTCATCCTAGAatcccggcggtggcagtccccgggttggtgggtacccatgcttgttacccaagtttgaaaagtaccccctttcctagaatatttctgagaaaaacaccccctatttgtggcaaatctgggagaaattagctgtaaaaaacatacccttattttcgaaatctaggaggttagtatgttgacttccagggttgaccctggaggttgactttgtatacatgtacatacatcacaaatgtttgtcctcacctgattttagtcacattcatacacaatcatcttcCTTATCCTATAGGGGGGATGGACCCTAAGTGATGGGCATGTATAcgtcatatgtacatacaaacgtacggtactgtttttcattttctttgtgagtgagactagaccagatttagtgtcctagggagattatgaaaggactacccctaatctcggaggttactctgaaaaagtacccctttttctcgatttcacggacctagaatctccgagatgactgaagaaaaacacccccttttccgtgaatttggtaacgcgcatgggtacccaccaacccggggactgccaccaccgggccTAGAATACTCTACAACAATGGACAAAAGAGGGGAAG belongs to Ptychodera flava strain L36383 chromosome 17, AS_Pfla_20210202, whole genome shotgun sequence and includes:
- the LOC139115096 gene encoding uncharacterized protein; its protein translation is MAAQHTDDAPLITPVDEAPEEQRCEIQIEPEFEMPKTKKRPKPLKVNMKESSSLGYGIGHILLGASLFGLGIVSIFLGCQLFYYGTPAWCGAFFMATGVIGIVATQKKDQCIVIGYLVTSALSIAGALIVFVHGAYAFMKEENLPAYGDEDDYGYIPSSIQSRKAVDGVVTALAVMEFIIAIASTTSCAKALQQPLIPKHPQRAPIYMIPAVSVDGRVLNTATSSNNPGGAFYIPARKSNQHTMVPISMTGIMSNGESLA